One genomic region from Conexibacter woesei DSM 14684 encodes:
- a CDS encoding SDR family NAD(P)-dependent oxidoreductase encodes MDLGLAGRRCIVTGASRGIGRAVAHGLAAEGARVLFVGRTEAALRDAARDVPAAEFLVADVTEPDAGARIVAAAVERFGGIDVLVNNAGTSRATPIDQLTDADWDEQWQLNVRGPERLMGAAAPLMAAAGWGRIVNVASSSGKRPSGRNAAYSVTKSAQLALSRAYADAYAARGVLVNAVAPGPVGTGLWLDPGGILDQEAAAKGIDREAALAAAGARVPRGKLGEPAEIADAVVFLCSERAANVVGAAWSVDGGAVPSFI; translated from the coding sequence ATGGACCTCGGGCTCGCCGGCAGACGCTGCATCGTGACCGGCGCGAGCAGGGGGATCGGCCGCGCGGTCGCCCACGGGCTTGCCGCGGAGGGCGCGCGGGTCCTGTTCGTCGGCCGCACCGAGGCGGCGCTGCGCGATGCGGCGCGGGACGTGCCCGCGGCGGAGTTCCTCGTCGCCGACGTAACGGAGCCCGACGCCGGCGCGCGGATCGTCGCGGCCGCCGTCGAGCGGTTCGGCGGGATCGACGTGCTCGTCAACAACGCCGGCACCTCACGCGCGACGCCGATCGACCAGCTGACCGACGCCGACTGGGACGAGCAGTGGCAGCTGAACGTGCGTGGCCCCGAGCGGCTGATGGGCGCCGCGGCGCCGCTGATGGCCGCCGCCGGCTGGGGTCGGATCGTCAACGTCGCGTCGTCCTCCGGCAAGCGCCCGTCCGGCCGCAACGCGGCCTACTCGGTCACCAAGAGCGCCCAGCTCGCGCTCTCGCGCGCCTACGCCGACGCGTACGCCGCCCGCGGCGTGCTCGTCAACGCGGTCGCGCCGGGGCCGGTCGGCACCGGCCTGTGGCTCGATCCCGGCGGGATCCTCGACCAGGAGGCGGCGGCGAAGGGCATCGACCGCGAGGCCGCGCTCGCGGCGGCCGGCGCGAGGGTTCCGCGCGGCAAGCTCGGCGAGCCGGCCGAGATCGCCGACGCGGTCGTCTTCCTCTGCTCCGAGCGCGCGGCCAACGTCGTCGGCGCGGCGTGGTCGGTCGACGGCGGTGCCGTGCCGTCGTTCATCTGA